The Malus sylvestris chromosome 12, drMalSylv7.2, whole genome shotgun sequence genome contains a region encoding:
- the LOC126592737 gene encoding uncharacterized protein LOC126592737 yields the protein MDDSTVLSPHPATPLLSSGKLRGRNSICTSVVVPAKLSLLSATTTPTSSTKLQRLHNSSLPAQNGCVSGPEPLQLDLELLSLKSSKSYTSLRDLLPSSAAVNSPTVASANNSGYEISIRNRLVKQAAWAYLQPMSSTSGPSGPNFLRRLCLKLSPCLSFFTHCVVPFLSQALRRTLRCIGLAT from the coding sequence ATGGACGATTCAACCGTACTCAGCCCACACCCGGCGACCCCACTACTCTCGTCGGGGAAGCTCCGCGGCAGAAACTCTATCTGCACATCCGTGGTGGTCCCCGCCAAACTCAGCCTGCTTTCCGCCACCACCACTCCTACCTCATCTACCAAGCTCCAGCGCCTCCACAACTCCAGCCTCCCCGCCCAAAACGGCTGCGTTTCGGGCCCAGAGCCACTCCAACTGGACCTGGAGCTCCTCTCCCTCAAGAGCTCCAAATCCTACACTTCTCTCAGAGACCTGCTCCCCTCCTCCGCCGCCGTGAATTCCCCCACCGTTGCCTCCGCCAACAACTCCGGCTACGAAATCTCCATTCGCAACCGCCTCGTTAAGCAGGCCGCCTGGGCCTACCTCCAGCCCATGTCCTCCACCTCCGGCCCATCTGGCCCAAACTTCCTCCGCCGCCTCTGCCTCAAGCTCTCCCCCTGCCTCTCCTTCTTCACCCACTGCGTCGTCCCCTTCCTCTCCCAAGCCCTCCGCCGCACACTCCGCTGCATCGGACTCGCCACCTAA
- the LOC126592738 gene encoding transcription factor E2FA-like gives MSGCAQAPNRQPAPATAPTGGGAQILPPLRRHLAFESMKPQPFPPDNYHRFAGGARRAGDQEPEAIYVRSPQLTRKDTNEVEYSDWTCSPGNTNIIQTPLQTPPMSTKGGRVNNRSKASKGGRSGPQTPVSNVGSPSTPAGSCRYDSSLGLLTKKFINLIKRAEDGILDLNKAAETLEVQKRRIYDITNVLEGIGLIEKKLKNRIRWKGFDASMPGELDGDLSILQAEVENLSLQERRLDDRIREMQEKLRDLSEDENNRKWLFVTEDDIKGLPCFHNETLIAIKAPHGTTLEVPDPDEAVDYLQRRYRIILRSTMGPIDVYLVSQFEEKFEDVHGAEPPVSCPMASGSGSSEHPITEVVTVESSGKEIEPWLQQAHHTCSDLNASQEFAGGMMKIVPSDVDNDADYWLLSDAEVSITDMWRTDSGVGWNGTDILHADFGVTDVSTPRPQTPPSRVVEVPSHAVNFAQR, from the exons ATGTCCGGCTGCGCTCAAGCTCCCAACCGCCAACCAGCGCCGGCGACGGCACCCACAGGCGGCGGCGCCCAGATCCTGCCGCCGTTGAGGCGTCACCTCGCGTTCGAGTCCATGAAGCCGCAGCCGTTCCCTCCCGACAATTACCACCGATTCGCCGGCGGTGCTCGCAGAGCTGGAGACCAAGAACCTGAAGCTATTTATGTTCGATCTCCT CAACTTACTCGGAAGGACACCAATGAAGTTGAGTACAGTGATTGGACCTGCAGTCCTGGAAATACTAATATTATTCAGACTCCCCTTCAGACTCCTCCAATGTCTACAAAAGGGGGAAGGGTAAACAATAGGTCAAAGGCTTCCAAGGGAGGTAGATCTGGACCTCAGACTCCTGTGTCAAATGTTG GTTCCCCTTCTACTCCAGCCGGAAGCTGTCGTTATGACAGTTCCTTAG GTCTGTTGACAAAAAAGTTCATCAATTTGATTAAGCGTGCAGAGGATGGAATTCTTGATCTAAACAAAGCAGCGGAAACTTTGGAG GTTCAGAAGAGGCGGATATAtgacattacaaatgttttggaaGGAATAGGTCTCATTGAAAAGAAGCTGAAGAACAGGATACGTTGGAA GGGATTTGATGCTTCAATGCCAGGAGAGTTGGATGGTGATCTCTCTATATTACAG gcagaagttgaaaatctATCCTTACAAGAGCGCAGATTAGATGACCGAATAAG AGAGATGCAAGAAAAGTTGAGGGATTTGAGCGAAGATGAAAACAACCGAAA GTGGCTTTTTGTGACTGAAGATGACATTAAGGGCCTACCTTGCTTCCAC AATGAAACCCTGATAGCAATCAAAGCTCCACATGGAACCACCTTGGAAGTCCCAGATCCTGATGAA GCTGTTGACTATCTACAGAGGAGATACAGGATAATACTTAGAAGCACAATGGGACCCATTGATGTCTACCTTGTCAG TCAATTTGAGGAAAAGTTTGAGGATGTGCATGGAGCTGAGCCACCTGTGAGCTGCCCAATGGCTTCTGGTTCTGGGTCCAGTGAACACCCAATAACAGAAGTGGTAACTGTTGAAAGCAGTGGGAAGGAAATTGAGCCTTGGCTGCAACAGGCTCATCACACGTGCTCTGATTTAAACGCTTCTCAGGAGTTTGCTGGGGGAATGATGAAGATCGTTCCTTCTGATGTTGAT AATGATGCAGACTACTGGCTTTTGTCTGATGCCGAAGTTAGCATTACAGATATGTGGAGGACGGATT CTGGTGTTGGATGGAATGGGACAGACATTCTTCATGCTGACTTTGGAGTGACTGATGTTAGTACACCAAGGCCACAAACTCCGCCATCTAGGGTTGTTGAAGTCCCATCTCATGCAGTTAACTTTGCTCAAAGGTGA
- the LOC126592739 gene encoding transcription termination factor MTEF1, chloroplastic-like encodes MHETHFLSTAIAATKQPRFSSIPNPIPKPQSPSSSHHDIHSFPPPKKTPHFPIISASKTTASLKPPPTTATPHSDFQEKVLYLDSIGLDFFSLINHHPPILSSPLSHIKSTVHFLLTSIGFTSPEFRRLIGMCPEILSSRVAEIAPILTFLLREAHVNGSDLRRVINRRPRLLACSVKTRLRPTLYFLQSIGISQVNKHTSLLSCSVEDKLLPRIDYLEKIGFSRRDVLSMFRRFPQLFCYSIEQNFEPKFDYFVVGMGREMKELTEFPHYFSFSLENRIRPRHQRCVEKGVCFPLPVLLKTSEAKFRDRLEFCCNSSIPFRSSPLWGTNSID; translated from the coding sequence ATGCACGAAACCCACTTCCTCTCCACCGCCATCGCCGCCACCAAACAACCCCGTTTCTCCTCCATTCCCAATCCCATTCCCAAACCCCAATCCCCCTCCTCCTCTCATCATGACATCCACTCCTTTCCGCCGCCGAAGAAAACCCCCCACTTCCCAATCATCTCCGCCTCCAAAACCACGGCCTCCCTCAAACCCCCACCAACCACCGCCACCCCCCACTCCGACTTCCAAGAAAAAGTCCTCTACCTCGACTCCATCGGCCTCGACTTCTTCTCCCTAATCAACCACCACCCTCCGATCCTCTCCTCCCCTCTCTCCCACATCAAATCCACCGTCCACTTCCTCCTCACCTCAATCGGCTTCACCTCCCCAGAATTCCGCCGCCTCATCGGCATGTGCCCCGAAATCCTCTCCTCCCGAGTCGCCGAAATCGCCCCAATCCTCACCTTCCTCCTCCGCGAAGCCCACGTCAACGGCTCCGATCTCCGCCGCGTCATCAACCGCCGCCCCAGACTCCTCGCTTGCAGCGTCAAAACACGCCTCCGCCCCACCCTCTACTTCCTCCAGAGCATTGGTATTTCCCAAGTTAACAAACACACCTCCCTCCTCTCCTGCAGCGTGGAAGACAAGCTCCTGCCCCGAATCGACTACCTCGAAAAAATCGGCTTCTCCCGCCGAGACGTGCTGTCGATGTTCCGGCGGTTCCCGCAGCTGTTCTGCTACAGCATCGAGCAGAACTTCGAGCCAAAATTCGATTACTTCGTAGTGGGGATGGGGAGGGAGATGAAGGAGCTGACGGAGTTCCCGCACTACTTCTCGTTCAGCTTGGAGAATCGGATTCGGCCGCGGCACCAGCGGTGCGTGGAGAAAGGGGTCTGTTTTCCGCTGCCGGTGTTGTTAAAGACGAGTGAGGCAAAGTTTCGCGACCGGTTGGAGTTTTGTTGTAATTCTTCCATCCCTTTTAGGAGTTCTCCTTTATGGGGTACAAATTCGATTGattga